One Setaria viridis chromosome 5, Setaria_viridis_v4.0, whole genome shotgun sequence genomic region harbors:
- the LOC117855244 gene encoding auxin transporter-like protein 1, whose translation MAREQLEESIVADGNGKEEEVGVMGIGTAGDGDEHHGGGGFNMKRFLWHGGSVWDAWFSCASNQVAQVLLTLPYSFSQLGMLSGVLLQIFYGFLGSWTAYLISVLYVEYRSRKEKEGVSFKNHVIQWFEVLDGLLGPYWKAAGLAFNCTFLLFGSVIQLIACASNIYYINDRLDKRTWTYIFGACCATTVFIPSFHNYRIWSFLGLGMTTYTAWYLAIAALLNGQVEGVAHTGPTKLVLYFTGATNILYTFGGHAVTVEIMHAMWKPAKFKYIYLLATLYVFTLTLPSAAAMYWAFGDELLNHSNAFSLLPKTAWRDAAVILMLIHQFITFGFACTPLYFVWEKVIGMHDTKSIFKRALARLPIVVPIWFLAIIFPFFGPINSAVGALLVSFTVYIIPSLAHILTYRTASARMNAAEKPPFFLPSWTGMFVLNMFIVVWVLVVGFGLGGWASMVNFIRQIDTFGLFAKCYQCPKPPVPAAAQSPAPLPHH comes from the exons ATGGCGCGCGAGCAGCTGGAGGAGTCCATCGTGGCCGACGGCAacggcaaggaggaggaggtcggggTCATGGGCATCggcaccgccggcgacggcgacgagcaccacggcggcggcgggttcaaCATGAAGCGCTTCCTCTGGCACGGCGGCTCCGTCTGGGACGCATGGTTCAGCTGCGCCTCCAACCAG GTGGCGCAGGTGCTCCTGACTCTGCCGTACTCCTTCTCGCAGCTGGGGATGCTGTCCGGCGTGCTGCTGCAGATCTTCTACGGCTTCTTGGGCAGCTGGACGGCCTACCTCATCAGTGTCCTCTACGTCGAGTACCGCTCCCGCAAGGAGAAGGAGGGCGTCAGCTTCAAGAACCACGTCATCCAG TGGTTCGAGGTGCTGGACGGGCTGCTGGGCCCGTACTGGAAGGCGGCCGGTCTGGCCTTCAACTGCACGTTCCTGCTCTTCGGCTCCGTCATCCAGCTGATCGCCTGCGCGAG CAACATCTACTACATCAACGACCGGCTGGACAAGCGGACATGGACGTACATCTTCGGCGCCTGCTGCGCCACCACGGTGTTCATCCCCTCCTTCCACAACTACCGGATCTGGTCCTTCCTGGGCCTCGGCATGACCACCTACACCGCGTGGTACCTCGCCATCGCCGCGCTCCTGAACGGCCAG GTCGAAGGCGTCGCGCACACCGGCCCAACCAAGCTCGTGCTCTACTTCACCGGCGCCACCAACATCCTCTACACCTTCGGCGGCCACGCCGTCACAGT CGAGATCATGCACGCGATGTGGAAGCCTGCCAAGTTCAAGTACATCTACCTGCTGGCGACGCTGTACGTGTTCACGCTGACGCTGCCGTCTGCGGCGGCCATGTACTGGGCGTTCGGCGACGAGCTCCTGAACCACTCGAACGCCTTCTCGCTGCTGCCCAAGACGGCGTGGCGCGACGCGGCGGTGATCCTGATGCTGATCCACCAGTTCATCACGTTCGGGTTCGCGTGCACGCCGCTCTACTTCGTGTGGGAGAAGGTGATCGGGATGCACGACACCAAGAGCATCTTCAAGCGCGCGCTGGCGCGGCTCCCCATCGTGGTGCCCATCTGGTTCCTCGCCATCATCTTCCCCTTCTTCGGGCCCATCAACTCCGCCGTCGGCGCCCTGCTCGTCAGCTTCACCGTCTACATCATCCCGTCGCTCGCGCACATCCTCACCTACCGCACGGCCTCCGCGCGCATG AATGCTGCGGAGAAGCCACCGTTCTTCCTGCCGAGCTGGACGGGGATGTTCGTGTTGAACATGTTCATCGTGGTGTGGGTGCTGGTGGTCGGCTTCGGGCTCGGCGGCTGGGCCAGCATGGTCAACTTCATCCGGCAGATCGACACGTTCGGGCTCTTCGCCAAGTGCTACCAGTGCCCCAAGCCGCCCGTCCCGGCCGCGGCGCAGTCACCGGCGCCGTTGCCGCACCACTAG
- the LOC117855243 gene encoding uncharacterized protein isoform X1: MATSFGFGGGSAAAGSTASSPFSFSSTPSPFSFSQPAAASSPAPAFGSSPFSSSSAAASSAPTFGSSLFGASPAAAPASAAASSPFGFGSTGFSFGQATAAASSVASAPSLFRATPAASSAGTTPSLFGAATSATSSPGLFGAASAPASSPGLFGASATGSATTTPGLFGATTSAATTPGLFGATSAAATTPNLFGATSAAATTPSLFGAASSAASTPSLFSGASTGFGFGSSASGSTTTTAAASAPAFGFSFSSGAAVSSTPSTTASAPALGFGGATGSSLFASTTSAPLFSTTNASSPAPAATTTPSFGFSASPATTTSGPSFGFTPSPASATTGSAAPSLFSSASSAPAFAFAKSTSATPTTPVSLATSQAAPAPSLFSNTSAAGSTSATTSGFSFVSSSAASTPTLASVSVTGASTVASATAAAATSGSLFPTASTSGFSFSVAPSSSSAAAATATTTTVTSASTSAGMTTTSPLTGTTGFPSFNLQTTTPASTSSSFGVSNTAASTSATSTSTSQATSAAVQASSTGAATTTAITPAASQAPKLPSEIVGKSVEEIIRDWNNELQDRTAKFRKHATAIAEWDRRILQNRNVLIRLEAEVAKVVETQTGLERQLELIETHQREVDKALQGMEEEAERIFQDERVLLREDEAASARDTMYEQAEVVEHELQHMTEQVKSIIQTMNATQGAELEAADSMTPFDVAVRILDNQLRSLMWIDEKVNEFSGRIQRLPNNSASAERDSGIPRFWLS, translated from the exons ATGGCGACCTCCTTCGGTTtcggcggcggctccgcggccgcgggctccaccgcctcctcccccttctccttctcctccaccccatcccccttctccttctcccagccggcggcggcctcctcccccgcccccgccttcggttcctctcccttctcctcatcctccgccgccgcctcctctgcccccaCTTTCGGCTCCTCCCTGTTCGgggcctcgcccgccgccgcgcccgcctctGCTGCGGCCTCCTCCCCTTTCGGCTTCGGATCCACCGGATTCTCGTTCGGGCAAGCCACCGCAGCCGCCTCATCGGTCGCGTCAGCGCCATCCCTCTTCCGGGCAACGCCTGCCGCATCCTCCGCCGGAACAACCCCTAGCTTATTCGGCGCTGCCACCTCCGCCACAAGCAGCCCCGGCCTCTTCGGCGCTGCCTCTGCCCCCGCAAGCAGCCCGGGCCTCTTCGGCGCGTCCGCCACCGGCTCCGCGACGACTACCCCGGGCCTGTTCGGCGCTACCACCTCCGCGGCAACCACTCCGGGCCTATTCggggccacctccgccgcggcgaccACACCGAACCTATTCggggccacctccgccgcggcgacgaCACCTAGTCTGttcggcgccgcctcctccgctgcgTCCACGCCAAGCCTCTTCTCTGGAGCCTCCACGGGCTTCGGCTTTGGctcgtcggcgtccggctccaccactaccacggccgccgcctcggcacCAGCATTTGGCTTTTCATTCAGCTCAGGGGCGGCCGTGTCAAGCACTCCCTCCACCACGGCATCAGCACCGGCATTAGGGTTTGGGGGCGCCACGGGCTCGTCGCTGTTCGCATCCACCACTTCTGCACCACTCTTCAGCACCACCAACGCCTCTTCTCCAGCGCCTGCTGCCACCACCACTCCATCCTTTGGCTTCTCTGCCTcgccagcaacaacaacatccGGCCCGTCCTTTGGCTTTACGCCATCACCAGCGAGCGCAACGACAGGGAGCGCGGCTCCTTCCTTGTTCTCTTCTGCTTCGTCGGCCCCTGCCTTTGCTTTCGCTAAGAGCACATCTGCCACGCCTACCACGCCGGTCTCCTTGGCCACTTCGCAGGCTGCACCTGCACCATCACTGTTCTCTAATACCAGTGCAGCAGGTAGTACGTCTGCCACTACGTCTGGCTTCTCCTTTGTTTCATCTTCGGCAGCTTCTACACCAACTTTAGCTTCTGTCTCTGTAACTGGTGCATCCACTGTGGCATCAGCTACTGCAGCTGCTGCAACATCGGGATCGTTGTTCCCAACTGCTTCTACCAGCGGTTTCAGTTTTTCAGTAGCACCATCATCGTCATCAGCAGCGGCAGCTACAGCCACTACCACCACTGTCACAAGTGCATCTACATCTGCAGGCATGACCACCACGTCTCCTTTGACTGGAACAACAGGGTTTCCTAGTTTTAATCTTCAAACAACTACGCCAGCTTCTACCTCATCGTCATTTG GTGTTTCTAATACAGCTGCTAGCACATCagccaccagcaccagcacaaGTCAGGCAACTTCCGCAGCTGTTCAAGCTAGCAGCACAGG TGCTGCTACTACTACAGCTATCACTCCAGCAGCTTCCCAAGCACCTAAGCTACCATCAGAAATTGTTGGCAAAAGTGTGGAGGAG ATTATTAGGGACTGGAACAATGAGCTTCAAGACCGAACTGCGAAATTCAGGAAACATGCCACTGCAATAGCTGAATGGGACAGGAGAATTCTGCAAAACAGAAATGTTCTTATCAGGCTTGAG GCTGAGGTGGCTAAAGTTGTTGAAACACAAACAGGCTTAGAGCGTCAACTTGAGTTGATAGAAACTCATCAGCGAGAG GTAGACAAGGCTCTCCAGGGTATGGAGGAGGAAGCTGAACGCATATTCCAGGATGAACGGGTGTTGCTTCGTGAAGATGAGGCTGCTTCGGCAAGAGATACAAT GTATGAGCAAGCAGAAGTTGTGGAGCATGAATTGCAACATATGACAGAACAAGTAAAATCCATCATTCAGACTATGAACGCTACTCAG GGTGCTGAGCTTGAGGCCGCTGATAGTATGACACCATTTGATGTTGCTGTCCGTATACTGGATAATCAACTGCGGTCCCTGATGTGGATTGATGAGAAG GTTAATGAGTTCTCAGGCAGAATACAGAGGCTGCCTAACAACAGTGCTTCAGCTGAACGCGACTCTGGGATTCCCAGGTTTTGGTTAAGCTGA
- the LOC117855243 gene encoding uncharacterized protein isoform X2 codes for MATSFGFGGGSAAAGSTASSPFSFSSTPSPFSFSQPAAASSPAPAFGSSPFSSSSAAASSAPTFGSSLFGASPAAAPASAAASSPFGFGSTGFSFGQATAAASSVASAPSLFRATPAASSAGTTPSLFGAATSATSSPGLFGAASAPASSPGLFGASATGSATTTPGLFGATTSAATTPGLFGATSAAATTPNLFGATSAAATTPSLFGAASSAASTPSLFSGASTGFGFGSSASGSTTTTAAASAPAFGFSFSSGAAVSSTPSTTASAPALGFGGATGSSLFASTTSAPLFSTTNASSPAPAATTTPSFGFSASPATTTSGPSFGFTPSPASATTGSAAPSLFSSASSAPAFAFAKSTSATPTTPVSLATSQAAPAPSLFSNTSAAASVSVTGASTVASATAAAATSGSLFPTASTSGFSFSVAPSSSSAAAATATTTTVTSASTSAGMTTTSPLTGTTGFPSFNLQTTTPASTSSSFGVSNTAASTSATSTSTSQATSAAVQASSTGAATTTAITPAASQAPKLPSEIVGKSVEEIIRDWNNELQDRTAKFRKHATAIAEWDRRILQNRNVLIRLEAEVAKVVETQTGLERQLELIETHQREVDKALQGMEEEAERIFQDERVLLREDEAASARDTMYEQAEVVEHELQHMTEQVKSIIQTMNATQGAELEAADSMTPFDVAVRILDNQLRSLMWIDEKVNEFSGRIQRLPNNSASAERDSGIPRFWLS; via the exons ATGGCGACCTCCTTCGGTTtcggcggcggctccgcggccgcgggctccaccgcctcctcccccttctccttctcctccaccccatcccccttctccttctcccagccggcggcggcctcctcccccgcccccgccttcggttcctctcccttctcctcatcctccgccgccgcctcctctgcccccaCTTTCGGCTCCTCCCTGTTCGgggcctcgcccgccgccgcgcccgcctctGCTGCGGCCTCCTCCCCTTTCGGCTTCGGATCCACCGGATTCTCGTTCGGGCAAGCCACCGCAGCCGCCTCATCGGTCGCGTCAGCGCCATCCCTCTTCCGGGCAACGCCTGCCGCATCCTCCGCCGGAACAACCCCTAGCTTATTCGGCGCTGCCACCTCCGCCACAAGCAGCCCCGGCCTCTTCGGCGCTGCCTCTGCCCCCGCAAGCAGCCCGGGCCTCTTCGGCGCGTCCGCCACCGGCTCCGCGACGACTACCCCGGGCCTGTTCGGCGCTACCACCTCCGCGGCAACCACTCCGGGCCTATTCggggccacctccgccgcggcgaccACACCGAACCTATTCggggccacctccgccgcggcgacgaCACCTAGTCTGttcggcgccgcctcctccgctgcgTCCACGCCAAGCCTCTTCTCTGGAGCCTCCACGGGCTTCGGCTTTGGctcgtcggcgtccggctccaccactaccacggccgccgcctcggcacCAGCATTTGGCTTTTCATTCAGCTCAGGGGCGGCCGTGTCAAGCACTCCCTCCACCACGGCATCAGCACCGGCATTAGGGTTTGGGGGCGCCACGGGCTCGTCGCTGTTCGCATCCACCACTTCTGCACCACTCTTCAGCACCACCAACGCCTCTTCTCCAGCGCCTGCTGCCACCACCACTCCATCCTTTGGCTTCTCTGCCTcgccagcaacaacaacatccGGCCCGTCCTTTGGCTTTACGCCATCACCAGCGAGCGCAACGACAGGGAGCGCGGCTCCTTCCTTGTTCTCTTCTGCTTCGTCGGCCCCTGCCTTTGCTTTCGCTAAGAGCACATCTGCCACGCCTACCACGCCGGTCTCCTTGGCCACTTCGCAGGCTGCACCTGCACCATCACTGTTCTCTAATACCAGTGCAGCAG CTTCTGTCTCTGTAACTGGTGCATCCACTGTGGCATCAGCTACTGCAGCTGCTGCAACATCGGGATCGTTGTTCCCAACTGCTTCTACCAGCGGTTTCAGTTTTTCAGTAGCACCATCATCGTCATCAGCAGCGGCAGCTACAGCCACTACCACCACTGTCACAAGTGCATCTACATCTGCAGGCATGACCACCACGTCTCCTTTGACTGGAACAACAGGGTTTCCTAGTTTTAATCTTCAAACAACTACGCCAGCTTCTACCTCATCGTCATTTG GTGTTTCTAATACAGCTGCTAGCACATCagccaccagcaccagcacaaGTCAGGCAACTTCCGCAGCTGTTCAAGCTAGCAGCACAGG TGCTGCTACTACTACAGCTATCACTCCAGCAGCTTCCCAAGCACCTAAGCTACCATCAGAAATTGTTGGCAAAAGTGTGGAGGAG ATTATTAGGGACTGGAACAATGAGCTTCAAGACCGAACTGCGAAATTCAGGAAACATGCCACTGCAATAGCTGAATGGGACAGGAGAATTCTGCAAAACAGAAATGTTCTTATCAGGCTTGAG GCTGAGGTGGCTAAAGTTGTTGAAACACAAACAGGCTTAGAGCGTCAACTTGAGTTGATAGAAACTCATCAGCGAGAG GTAGACAAGGCTCTCCAGGGTATGGAGGAGGAAGCTGAACGCATATTCCAGGATGAACGGGTGTTGCTTCGTGAAGATGAGGCTGCTTCGGCAAGAGATACAAT GTATGAGCAAGCAGAAGTTGTGGAGCATGAATTGCAACATATGACAGAACAAGTAAAATCCATCATTCAGACTATGAACGCTACTCAG GGTGCTGAGCTTGAGGCCGCTGATAGTATGACACCATTTGATGTTGCTGTCCGTATACTGGATAATCAACTGCGGTCCCTGATGTGGATTGATGAGAAG GTTAATGAGTTCTCAGGCAGAATACAGAGGCTGCCTAACAACAGTGCTTCAGCTGAACGCGACTCTGGGATTCCCAGGTTTTGGTTAAGCTGA
- the LOC117855243 gene encoding uncharacterized protein isoform X3, whose product MATSFGFGGGSAAAGSTASSPFSFSSTPSPFSFSQPAAASSPAPAFGSSPFSSSSAAASSAPTFGSSLFGASPAAAPASAAASSPFGFGSTGFSFGQATAAASSVASAPSLFRATPAASSAGTTPSLFGAATSATSSPGLFGAASAPASSPGLFGASATGSATTTPGLFGATTSAATTPGLFGATSAAATTPNLFGATSAAATTPSLFGAASSAASTPSLFSGASTGFGFGSSASGSTTTTAAASAPAFGFSFSSGAAVSSTPSTTASAPALGFGGATGSSLFASTTSAPLFSTTNASSPAPAATTTPSFGFSASPATTTSGPSFGFTPSPASATTGSAAPSLFSSASSAPAFAFAKSTSATPTTPVSLATSQAAPAPSLFSNTSAAATAAAATSGSLFPTASTSGFSFSVAPSSSSAAAATATTTTVTSASTSAGMTTTSPLTGTTGFPSFNLQTTTPASTSSSFGVSNTAASTSATSTSTSQATSAAVQASSTGAATTTAITPAASQAPKLPSEIVGKSVEEIIRDWNNELQDRTAKFRKHATAIAEWDRRILQNRNVLIRLEAEVAKVVETQTGLERQLELIETHQREVDKALQGMEEEAERIFQDERVLLREDEAASARDTMYEQAEVVEHELQHMTEQVKSIIQTMNATQGAELEAADSMTPFDVAVRILDNQLRSLMWIDEKVNEFSGRIQRLPNNSASAERDSGIPRFWLS is encoded by the exons ATGGCGACCTCCTTCGGTTtcggcggcggctccgcggccgcgggctccaccgcctcctcccccttctccttctcctccaccccatcccccttctccttctcccagccggcggcggcctcctcccccgcccccgccttcggttcctctcccttctcctcatcctccgccgccgcctcctctgcccccaCTTTCGGCTCCTCCCTGTTCGgggcctcgcccgccgccgcgcccgcctctGCTGCGGCCTCCTCCCCTTTCGGCTTCGGATCCACCGGATTCTCGTTCGGGCAAGCCACCGCAGCCGCCTCATCGGTCGCGTCAGCGCCATCCCTCTTCCGGGCAACGCCTGCCGCATCCTCCGCCGGAACAACCCCTAGCTTATTCGGCGCTGCCACCTCCGCCACAAGCAGCCCCGGCCTCTTCGGCGCTGCCTCTGCCCCCGCAAGCAGCCCGGGCCTCTTCGGCGCGTCCGCCACCGGCTCCGCGACGACTACCCCGGGCCTGTTCGGCGCTACCACCTCCGCGGCAACCACTCCGGGCCTATTCggggccacctccgccgcggcgaccACACCGAACCTATTCggggccacctccgccgcggcgacgaCACCTAGTCTGttcggcgccgcctcctccgctgcgTCCACGCCAAGCCTCTTCTCTGGAGCCTCCACGGGCTTCGGCTTTGGctcgtcggcgtccggctccaccactaccacggccgccgcctcggcacCAGCATTTGGCTTTTCATTCAGCTCAGGGGCGGCCGTGTCAAGCACTCCCTCCACCACGGCATCAGCACCGGCATTAGGGTTTGGGGGCGCCACGGGCTCGTCGCTGTTCGCATCCACCACTTCTGCACCACTCTTCAGCACCACCAACGCCTCTTCTCCAGCGCCTGCTGCCACCACCACTCCATCCTTTGGCTTCTCTGCCTcgccagcaacaacaacatccGGCCCGTCCTTTGGCTTTACGCCATCACCAGCGAGCGCAACGACAGGGAGCGCGGCTCCTTCCTTGTTCTCTTCTGCTTCGTCGGCCCCTGCCTTTGCTTTCGCTAAGAGCACATCTGCCACGCCTACCACGCCGGTCTCCTTGGCCACTTCGCAGGCTGCACCTGCACCATCACTGTTCTCTAATACCAGTGCAGCAG CTACTGCAGCTGCTGCAACATCGGGATCGTTGTTCCCAACTGCTTCTACCAGCGGTTTCAGTTTTTCAGTAGCACCATCATCGTCATCAGCAGCGGCAGCTACAGCCACTACCACCACTGTCACAAGTGCATCTACATCTGCAGGCATGACCACCACGTCTCCTTTGACTGGAACAACAGGGTTTCCTAGTTTTAATCTTCAAACAACTACGCCAGCTTCTACCTCATCGTCATTTG GTGTTTCTAATACAGCTGCTAGCACATCagccaccagcaccagcacaaGTCAGGCAACTTCCGCAGCTGTTCAAGCTAGCAGCACAGG TGCTGCTACTACTACAGCTATCACTCCAGCAGCTTCCCAAGCACCTAAGCTACCATCAGAAATTGTTGGCAAAAGTGTGGAGGAG ATTATTAGGGACTGGAACAATGAGCTTCAAGACCGAACTGCGAAATTCAGGAAACATGCCACTGCAATAGCTGAATGGGACAGGAGAATTCTGCAAAACAGAAATGTTCTTATCAGGCTTGAG GCTGAGGTGGCTAAAGTTGTTGAAACACAAACAGGCTTAGAGCGTCAACTTGAGTTGATAGAAACTCATCAGCGAGAG GTAGACAAGGCTCTCCAGGGTATGGAGGAGGAAGCTGAACGCATATTCCAGGATGAACGGGTGTTGCTTCGTGAAGATGAGGCTGCTTCGGCAAGAGATACAAT GTATGAGCAAGCAGAAGTTGTGGAGCATGAATTGCAACATATGACAGAACAAGTAAAATCCATCATTCAGACTATGAACGCTACTCAG GGTGCTGAGCTTGAGGCCGCTGATAGTATGACACCATTTGATGTTGCTGTCCGTATACTGGATAATCAACTGCGGTCCCTGATGTGGATTGATGAGAAG GTTAATGAGTTCTCAGGCAGAATACAGAGGCTGCCTAACAACAGTGCTTCAGCTGAACGCGACTCTGGGATTCCCAGGTTTTGGTTAAGCTGA
- the LOC117854486 gene encoding pleckstrin homology domain-containing protein 1 has translation MAASLWRAVMGTGAASADADSAGGGVEFWRIPERAGWLNKQGEYIKTWRRRWFVLKQGRLFWFKDSTVTRASVPRGVIPVASCLTVKGAEDVLNRPYAFELSTPRETMYFIADTEKEKEEWINSIGRSIVQHSRSVTDAEVVDYDSRPGDK, from the coding sequence ATGGCGGCGAGCTTGTGGCGGGCGGTGATGGGCACCGGCGCGGCGTCCGCGGACGCCGACTCAGCGGGCGGGGGCGTGGAGTTCTGGCGCATCCCGGAGCGCGCGGGTTGGCTGAACAAGCAGGGCGAGTACATCAagacgtggcggcggcggtggttcgTGCTCAAGCAGGGGAGGCTCTTCTGGTTCAAGGACTCGACCGTCACGCGCGCCTCCGTGCCCCGCGGTGTCATCCCCGTCGCCTCCTGCCTCACCGTCAAGGGCGCCGAGGACGTGCTCAATCGCCCCTACGCCTTCGAGCTCTCCACCCCGCGGGAGACCATGTACTTCATCGCCGACACcgagaaagagaaggaggaatGGATCAACTCCATCGGCCGCTCCATCGTGCAGCACTCCCGCTCCGTCACCGATGCCGAGGTCGTCGACTACGACAGCCGCCCTGGCGACAAGTGA
- the LOC117854485 gene encoding uncharacterized protein — translation MEAAAAVARRAGLLARARPGSRGRARAWERGVGSAPPAARRRLLAASVGVGEPLPAQSLGEVAVALEVREDEYEANSIVSSENLPPPDADEIGPVPEAKTVRVKFVLKKQCAFGEQFLVVGDDPALGLWDPSKATALDWSEHHVWTAKTDLPANKLIEFKFLLREASGHVRWLHGANRTLRITETTNTLVVHEDWDHAKKQSVYEEEELSIGEEDVISSEDLAGSNGTMLADNNIITDEYLGSESEAVVADAPLQGEMMVANETDQPQLALHKDEAVLEELLEEVKAVAQNGSNSNDTTFCQEGALLANRPSILENDLAWAGKAMQQVLRILGFHIGTTKT, via the exons ATGgaagccgccgcggccgtggcgcgCCGCGCCGGGCTGCTCGCGCGGGCACGGCCGGGCAGCAGGGGGCGCGCGCGGGCGTGGGAACGCGGCGTCGgctcggcgccgcccgccgcccggagAAGGCTGCTCGCCGCGTCCGTCGGGGTCGGGGAGCCACTCCCGGCGCAATCCTTGGGTGAGGTGGCCGTGGCGCTGGAG GTGCGTGAGGATGAGTACGAGGCGAATTCCATTGTTTCTTCAGAAAACCTGCCTCCCCCTGACGCTGACG AGATAGGGCCAGTTCCTGAAGCCAAGACAGTGCGCGTCAAGTTCGTGCTGAAGAAGCAGTGCGCGTTCGGGGAGCAGTtcctcgtcgtcggcgacgaCCCGGCGCTCGGCCTGTGGGATCCGAGCAAGGCGACCGCGTTGGATTGGTCGGAACACCACGTCTGGACGGCGAAGACG GATTTGCCGGCAAACAAGTTGATCGAGTTCAAGTTCTTGCTGCGAGAAGCCTCGGGGCACGTCCGTTGGCTGCACGGCGCTAACAGAACTCTGCGAATTACCGAGACCACAAATACCTTGGTTGTCCACGAAGACTGGGACCACGCCAAGAAACAGAGCGTCTacgaggaagaagagctctcgATCGGGGAAGAAGATGTGATTTCTTCAGAGGATCTTGCAGGAAGCAACGGCACAATGCTGGCAGATAATAACATCATAACGGATGAGTACCTGGGGAGTGAGTCGGAAGCAGTAGTAGCAGACGCTCCTCTGCAGGGGGAAATGATGGTAGCAAATGAAACGGACCAGCCACAG TTGGCGTTGCACAAAGACGAGGCGGTTCTAGAAGAGCTCCTTGAAGAAGTAAAAGCAGTAGCACAAAATGGGAGCAACAGCAACGACACCACCTTCTGCCAGGAAGGTGCCCTGCTGGCAAATAGGCCAAGTATATTAGAAAACGACTTGGCCTGGGCTGGGAAAGCCATGCAGCAGGTGCTCCGGATCCTCGGTTTCCATATCGGCACAACAAAAACATGA